In Oryza brachyantha chromosome 2, ObraRS2, whole genome shotgun sequence, a single window of DNA contains:
- the LOC107305555 gene encoding F-box/kelch-repeat protein At2g44130-like, whose protein sequence is MGGAIERQGALRAAPWREPEAAELIPGLPDDVAMECLARVPIRSHRAMRHVCRGWRRAAASEAFRRCRRMAGAAEDVVFLVQATPARGEGKGSMMAECVLVAVNLTTGEWRRVEGAGEEEEAWCGDVPFFARCAAAGDGRHVAVVGGWEPVNGCLTRDVRVLDVHAGVWRRGEAMPDSRDFFGCAGSDGAVYVAGGHDESKNALRSAYAYDVAADAWRALPDMSEERDEPQLVATPGRVLAASGYPSDAQGAFKKTTELYTTTGDASAWADGGDMMVPNTAETCLAAVGGKVWAVGSGKGGVRDWDGAWRDVADGPHGMKACVKAVGVGDGDGDSAAAVFVFGKADDGKHAAWVMDAGGARWRRVPVPPGFGGFVYSAASVRV, encoded by the coding sequence ATGGGCGGCGCCATCGAGCGACAGGGCGCGCTCCGGGCGGCGCCATGGAGAgagccggaggcggcggagctcaTCCCGGGGTTGCCCGACGACGTGGCCATGGAGTGCCTGGCGCGCGTGCCGATCCGGTCGCACCGGGCGATGCGCCACGTGTGCCGCGGGTggcgccgcgcggccgcgTCGGAGGCGTTCCGCCGGTGCCGGAGGATGGCCGGGGCGGCCGAGGATGTTGTGTTCCTCGTCCAGGCCACgcccgcgcgcggcgaggggaAGGGCTCGATGATGGCGGAGTGCGTGCTGGTGGCGGTGAACCTTACCACGGGGGAGTGGAGGCGAGTGGAgggcgcgggggaggaggaggaggcgtggTGCGGCGACGTGCCGTTCTTCGCGCGGTGCGCGGCGGCtggtgacggccggcacgtcgccgtcgtcgggggATGGGAGCCGGTCAATGGCTGCCTGACCCGCGACGTGCGCGTGCTGGACGTCCACGCTGGCGTctggcgacgcggcgaggcgATGCCGGACTCCCGGGACTTCTTCGGCTGCGCCGGGAGCGACGGCGCCGTCTATGTTGCCGGCGGCCACGACGAGTCCAAGAACGCGCTCCGCTCCGCCTACGCgtacgacgtcgccgccgacgcctgGCGCGCGCTCCCGGACATGTCCGAGGAGCGGGACGAGCCGCAGCTCGTGGCCACACCGGGCCGCGTGCTCGCCGCCAGCGGCTACCCGAGTGACGCACAGGGCGCGTTCAAGAAGACCACCGAGCTCTACACCACCACCGGcgacgcctccgcctgggccgacGGGGGAGACATGATGGTGCCGAACACCGCCGAGACGTGCCTGGCCGCGGTCGGCGGGAAGGTGTGGGCCGTCGGCTCCGGGAAGGGCGGCGTCCGGGACTGGGACGGCGCTTGGAGGGACGTGGCCGACGGGCCACACGGCATGAAGGCGTGCGTGAAGGCGGTCGGcgtgggcgacggcgacggcgacagcgccgccgccgtgtttGTGTTCGGCAAGGCGGACGACGGCAAGCACGCGGCGTGGGTGATGGACGCCGGTGgcgcgcggtggcgccgcGTGCCCGTGCCGCCGGGGTTCGGCGGGTTCGTTTACTCGGCCGCGTCCGTGCGGGTTTAG